A genomic window from Bdellovibrio sp. SKB1291214 includes:
- the cobB gene encoding Sir2 family NAD+-dependent deacetylase, translating to MNPHVFKNIVILTGAGISAESGIRTFRDQDGLWENHRIEDVATPEAFHRNPELVQRFYNARRAQLKDPTVQPNAAHLALAELEHAWEGQFLLVTQNVDNLHRKAGSQNLLHMHGKLDQIRCLSCEETIVWTEDLEVNESCPQCGIKGALRPDIVWFGEMPHHMDEIYHALENADYFISIGTSGNVYPAAGFVQLAWKARKIEINVKDTEISRAFQEHLIGPASVEVPKLVRKILGE from the coding sequence TTGAATCCGCATGTCTTCAAAAACATCGTCATCCTTACTGGCGCCGGCATTTCCGCCGAGTCAGGCATTCGCACATTTCGCGATCAAGACGGCCTTTGGGAAAATCATCGCATCGAAGATGTCGCTACTCCCGAAGCCTTTCATCGCAATCCTGAACTGGTGCAGCGCTTTTACAACGCGAGACGTGCTCAACTGAAAGATCCTACTGTTCAACCTAATGCCGCTCATTTAGCTCTGGCAGAGTTAGAACACGCTTGGGAAGGGCAATTCCTGCTGGTCACGCAAAATGTCGACAATCTGCATCGAAAAGCGGGTTCGCAAAATCTTCTGCACATGCATGGCAAGCTTGATCAAATACGCTGCCTATCCTGCGAAGAAACGATCGTATGGACTGAGGATTTAGAAGTAAATGAGAGTTGCCCTCAATGCGGAATCAAAGGCGCCTTAAGACCGGATATCGTGTGGTTTGGTGAAATGCCTCACCATATGGACGAAATTTATCACGCTTTAGAAAATGCTGATTATTTTATTTCGATCGGCACCAGTGGGAATGTCTATCCTGCTGCGGGTTTTGTGCAGCTTGCTTGGAAGGCTCGCAAGATCGAAATCAATGTTAAAGACACGGAGATCTCGCGAGCCTTCCAGGAACATCTGATCGGACCGGCCTCTGTCGAGGTTCCCAAGCTCGTTCGAAAAATTCTGGGAGAATAA